A region from the Halobellus litoreus genome encodes:
- a CDS encoding (2Fe-2S)-binding protein: MSTTDAPDESAPEAGDDSGGPSRRDIIKGTIGGTLVAANAYLFNNIRQTSAAGDGSPGVRERFSNQLKLTVNGRERFVRVEDQERLAETLRYKLGLTGTKFGCDRAMCGACTVQVEGDPLYSCTYFTKDAVGKEITTIEGLSEGGELHPIQESFIEELGGQCAFCTPGMIMSAKSLLEENGDPSREEVKNALEGNLCRCGNYENEIDSVLSAAERM; this comes from the coding sequence ATGTCTACGACAGATGCACCGGACGAGTCAGCGCCTGAGGCGGGCGACGACTCGGGAGGGCCATCCCGCCGCGACATCATCAAGGGGACGATCGGCGGGACGCTCGTTGCGGCGAACGCGTACCTGTTCAACAACATCAGGCAAACGTCCGCAGCGGGCGACGGCTCGCCGGGCGTTCGAGAGCGGTTCTCGAACCAACTGAAGCTGACGGTCAACGGCCGGGAACGCTTCGTCAGGGTCGAAGACCAGGAGCGACTCGCCGAGACGCTCCGGTACAAACTCGGGCTGACGGGGACGAAGTTCGGCTGTGACCGGGCGATGTGCGGGGCCTGCACCGTACAGGTCGAGGGGGACCCGCTGTACAGTTGTACGTACTTCACGAAGGACGCCGTCGGCAAGGAGATCACGACGATAGAGGGCCTGTCGGAGGGGGGCGAACTCCACCCGATCCAGGAGTCGTTCATCGAAGAGCTCGGCGGGCAGTGCGCGTTCTGCACGCCCGGGATGATTATGTCGGCGAAGTCGCTGCTGGAGGAGAACGGCGACCCCTCCCGCGAGGAGGTCAAAAACGCCCTGGAGGGCAACCTCTGTCGATGCGGCAACTACGAGAACGAGATCGACAGCGTCCTCTCGGCGGCCGAGCGGATGTGA